DNA sequence from the Sulfuricurvum sp. genome:
CGGTAATCTGAGCATCACAAACGGAATCGAGATGATCACCATCGAGGGATCTTTGAATATCACCAAAGACAAAGAGGGATTAGAAGCTGCATTGAAGCTCAAACGAGTAGTAGACGCCGCTATCGAAGCGCTCAAACGTGATCGTAATCTCCCTGATTCGCTCGGTCATTAAGATGAGAATACAATATGGAAGCGTTAAAACTTTATCCGCACGTTAAAACCGAAGCTGCCAAAGGGCGTACCTATGGCGAATGTGTTATGGATGAGATATTTAGCATTCAGATGATCGATGGAGAGTTTCGTACTACGCTTCATATCAAAGAGAAACCAAAACGGCTTAGCCGTGAGGATGCGTTAATCTATTACACCCAAAAGCTTCGAAGTTTTTGGGCTAACTCCAAAAAATAGTCAACCTTATTTAAAACGTTTGACGTATCCATGGCAATAGGGTGCTTTATGATGTTTAGCATAGTAGTCTTGATGATATTCTTCGGCGGGATAAAAAGGTCCGGTTGGAACTATTTTCGTAGCAACATCGTACCCATAAGAGCGTAGCTGTTGAATGAGTGATAATGCGATACGGCGTTGGGTTTCATCACCGACAAAGATGGCTGAATGGTACCTCTCCCCAATATCGGGTCCTTGCCCGTCACGTTGTGTAGGATCATGAATCTCAAAAAACGCTTTGGTGAGGGTTTCATAGCTGATCAAT
Encoded proteins:
- the msrA gene encoding peptide-methionine (S)-S-oxide reductase MsrA, which codes for MRILWIVVWLVSFTYASPLTKAYYAGGCFWGVEYYLEKLRGVKEVHSGFMGGKVKNPTYYEVVQGGTGHLETVEVTYDPSLISYETLTKAFFEIHDPTQRDGQGPDIGERYHSAIFVGDETQRRIALSLIQQLRSYGYDVATKIVPTGPFYPAEEYHQDYYAKHHKAPYCHGYVKRFK